GACGACACTCCGGGTTGCACCAAGCAGGCGTGTAACCTGAGGGATGGCCTCTCCAAGCTCGAAGAGCACGGAGTGAAGGTGATCGGGGTATCAGAGGACGACGTTGAGTCGCACGAAAGCTTTGCCGAAAAGCACGACCTGCCATTTCCGATCATAGCGGATCCGGGTCACGACGTTCTCGATCCATATGGCGTTTACGGTGAGCGAAATATGTACGGCAATACGTTTCTAGGTACCGCACGTACGACCTACCTGATCGATCCTGATGGCGTCATTCGGCACGTGTTTAAGCGTCCGAAGACGAGCGCCCATACGGAAGAGATTCTGAAAAAGCTTGAGGGATTGAAGTAGACGGCTGGATGAACATTTTCGGTAGGGTTGAAGTAGGGGGCTAGCGCAGTTCCAGTTCGGAGGACGCGTCTTGGCTCCACCAATTGGATCCCTGCCGGCTTCCGTGCTACTCTCGATCGACCGCCTGACCTTGCTCCATGGTTCACGACAAGTACGAGCCCGTGATTGGGCTGGAGGTCCACGTCCAGCTTGACACCGAGTCGAAAGTGTTCAGTCCAGATTCGACGGCTTTCGGCGCCGAACCGAATACGCAAGTCGATCCCATATCTCTCGGCCATCCTGGCACGCTGCCCGTCCTGAATCGGCGCGTCGTGGAGTACGCGGTGCGATTGGGTCTTGCGACGCGATGCAAGATCTCGCGCCAATCGATTTTTGCCCGCAAGCACTATTTCTACCCGGACCTTCCGAAGGGATATCAGATCTCACAGTACGACACGCCAATCTGCTACGATGGCTTCGTAGAGATCGACCTCGAGGCAGAAGATGGAGAAACGAATGGTACCGGGGAGGCGCCCGATGCCCATCACGCGACAAAGCGAGTTGGGCTAACCCGAATTCACATCGAGGAGGACGCCGGAAAGTCAACGCATACGGATGATGGGTCGCTCGTCGATTACAATCGATGCGGCGTACCGTTGCTTGAGGTGGTCTCCGAACCGGATCTCCGTTCGCCACGCGAGGCCTATCTATACCTCAAAAACCTCCGCCAGCTGGTCCGCTATCTCGGAATTAGTGACGGAAAT
The DNA window shown above is from Longibacter salinarum and carries:
- the bcp gene encoding thioredoxin-dependent thiol peroxidase; this translates as MSNPQIDRLEVGETAPDFTAPTQDGTPLTLSDYRGSWVALYFYPKDDTPGCTKQACNLRDGLSKLEEHGVKVIGVSEDDVESHESFAEKHDLPFPIIADPGHDVLDPYGVYGERNMYGNTFLGTARTTYLIDPDGVIRHVFKRPKTSAHTEEILKKLEGLK